The Medicago truncatula cultivar Jemalong A17 chromosome 4, MtrunA17r5.0-ANR, whole genome shotgun sequence genome includes a region encoding these proteins:
- the LOC11446014 gene encoding protein transport protein Sec61 subunit gamma, translating into MDAIDSVFDPLREFAKDSVRLVKRCHKPDRKEFSKVAVRTAIGFVVMGFVGFFVKLIFIPINNIIVGSG; encoded by the exons ATGGACGCCATTGATTCTGTTTTCGATCCACTCAGAGAATTCGCTAAGGACAGCGTAAGGCTCGTCAAGCGATGCCACAAACCCGATCGCAAAG AATTCTCTAAGGTTGCTGTGCGCACTGCCATCGGTTTCGTTGTGATGGGATTCGTTGGCTTTTTCGTTAAGCTCATTTTCATCCCAATTAACAACATCATCGTTGGATCTGGTTAG
- the LOC11446015 gene encoding suppressor protein SRP40, whose protein sequence is MPANPSGIKGISTLFTFTPRQVLLSNRTMKNGTLNPEQKQKLLLNQSIALYLERSGFSKTLKKFLSEAKIENDNTEGSTVDLEEMCRKYLETGSKDAKSTINDQKAQGVDSKNDEEKSKGKKKKKSNVVSESVVDNAEDNQLESPTVGTENKVKDDLSTDAKVDNGVETEKRSKHKKKKNNKSNIEGGAIEQNAVTENKVKDDLSIDAKVENGAETEKRSKHKMKKKDKSISEGDAKEQIGDPDATNEEAIPEEKKDSKKRKRPISKENDEQDTEMKVDEETKRRKIENGSESKGEDQSAKPNGHSENGAVQKSQKKKHKESSEQKPVKAAFQRVQVDKVEFVDERLQDNSYWAKDGAESGYGAKAEEILGQVRGRDFRHEKTKKKRGTYRGGLIDLHSHSVKFNYSDEE, encoded by the exons ATGCCTGCAAATCCATCAGGTATCAAAGGAATTTCAACCCTCTTCACTTTCACTCCTCGTCAAGTTTTGTTAAGCAATCGAACCATGAAGAACGGAACCCTAAACCCTGAACAGAAGCAGAAGCTTCTTCTGAACCAATCAATTGCTCTTTACTTGGAACGCTCTGGATTctccaaaaccctcaaaaagtTTCTCTCTGAAGCCAAAATTGAG AACGATAATACAGAGGGTTCAACAGTGGATCTAGAAGAGATGTGCCGCAAATATTTGGAAACAGG TAGCAAGGATGCTAAGTCAACTATCAATGATCAAAAAGCGCAAG GTGTGGATTCCAAAAATGACGAGGAAAAATCCaagggaaaaaagaaaaagaaaagcaacGTAGTTTCTGAATCTGTTGTTGATAATGCGGAAGACAACCAATTGGAGTCACCAACTGTGGGTACTGAAAACAAAGTTAAGGATGATTTATCTACAGATGCCAAAGTTGATAATGGTGTTGAGACAGAGAAACGGTccaaacataaaaagaaaaagaacaataaGTCAAATATTGAAGGGGGTGCGATAGAGCAGAATGCAGTTAcagaaaataaagttaaggatGATTTATCCATAGATGCCAAAGTTGAAAATGGTGCTGAGACAGAGAAGAGGTCcaaacataaaatgaaaaagaaagataagTCAATTAGTGAAGGGGATGCAAAAGAGCAGATTGGAGACCCCGATGCAACAAATGAAGAAGCAATTCctgaagagaagaaagattcTAAGAAAAGAAAACGACCAATTTCTAAAGAAAATGATGAACAAGATACCGAAATGAAGGTAGATGAAGAAACCAAACGCAGGAAAATAGAAAATGGGAGTGAATCTAAGGGAGAAGACCAATCAGCAAAACCAAACGGGCACTCTGAGAATGGGGCAGTGCAAAAGTCTcagaagaaaaaacataaagaatCATCTGAG CAAAAACCAGTGAAGGCGGCATTTCAACGCGTACAGGTTGACAAAGTAGAATTTGTTGATGAGAGGCTTCAGGATAACTCATATTGGGCAAAG GATGGTGCCGAGAGTGGTTATGGTGCAAAAGCAGAAGAAATTCTTGGCCAAGTCAGAGGAAG GGATTTTCGCCACGAAAAGACCAAGAAGAAACGTGGGACCTATAGGGGTGGACTTATTGATTTACATTCCCACTCAGTTAAGTTTAATTATTCAGATGAGGAGTGA
- the LOC11424701 gene encoding uncharacterized protein, whose translation MPIPILRHTHSSPLALQSPQVTKHSTSIIIKTEEKKRSSCSSRRKMRLSYVCEGQQKELGRQQAPGSCPYCGGKVEAMDVEVQSKLCFLPMCFQIKRKYFCTLCSRRLEILYD comes from the coding sequence ATGCCCATACCAATATTGAGACACACACACTCTTCTCCTCTTGCATTGCAGTCCCCACAAGTAACAAAACACAGTACAAGCATCATCATCAAAACGGAGGAAAAAAAGAGATCAAGTTGCAGCAGCAGGAGAAAAATGCGGTTGTCTTACGTTTGTGAGGGACAACAAAAAGAATTGGGAAGACAACAAGCACCTGGTTCTTGTCCTTATTGTGGTGGCAAAGTTGAAGCCATGGATGTTGAGGTTCAATCCAAGCTCTGCTTCTTACCTATGTGCTTTCAGATCAAGAGGAAATACTTTTGTACTCTTTGTTCTAGACGCTTAGAAATTTTGTATGACTAA
- the LOC11418633 gene encoding mucin-1, with protein MSRSASLLIVSMLILGISLLSDAVAPVNSPAVSPTSNSPSPSVVHSPTMSPAVNAPAPSATNTHAPVPSPTSTNAPAPSTASNNAPAPSATNTHGPAPSDTTSNHAPAPSATSTHAPAPSETSTAHASAPSVTKTHAPAPSPHHSGSARLSGYVGINVVVALVLGSFVF; from the coding sequence atgtcGAGGTCCGCTTCTCTTTTGATTGTATCAATGTTGATTCTCGGAATTTCGTTGTTATCCGATGCAGTTGCCCCGGTAAACTCCCCAGCAGTGTCTCCGACAAGTAATTCTCCTTCGCCAAGTGTGGTACACTCTCCAACAATGTCTCCGGCAGTGAATGCTCCGGCACCAAGCGCAACAAACACCCATGCTCCGGTCCCAAGCCCTACCAGCACCAACGCTCCGGCACCAAGCACTGCAAGCAACAATGCTCCGGCACCAAGCGCAACTAATACCCATGGTCCAGCACCAAGCGATACCACCAGCAACCATGCTCCTGCACCAAGCGCTACCAGCACCCATGCTCCGGCACCAAGTGAAACCAGCACCGCTCATGCTTCGGCGCCAAGTGTTACTAAAACGCATGCTCCAGCACCAAGTCCTCATCATTCTGGTTCTGCGAGATTGAGTGGTTATGTTGGTATCAATGTTGTGGTGGCTTTGGTCTTAGGAAGCTTTGTTTTTTAG